In a single window of the Streptacidiphilus sp. P02-A3a genome:
- a CDS encoding DegT/DnrJ/EryC1/StrS aminotransferase family protein, whose protein sequence is MSDSQIPLVDLKAAHAEVADEVRAGFERVMANTAFIGGEEVREFEREYARFAGVEHCVGVANGTDALELALRASGVGAGDEVVLPANTFIATAGAVNRLGAVPVLVDCFPDSLLIDPDAALAAVSQATRAVVPVHLYGQCADVAELVGALPVRVRVVEDAAQSQGASRDGRTAGSGGIAATSFYPGKNLGAYGDAGAVLTDDEELAGLVRALANHGGVAKYRHDLPGFNSRLDGLQAVVLRAKLARLDAGNAARRAAAARYDALLADLAAAGRVVLPVTAEGNVHVWHLYVVRVTGADRDAVVGKLNAEGVGAGVHYPAPVHLTPAFAHLGHRRGDFPHAEDAADRMLSLPLFPQITPRQQQRVVDLLTGAIN, encoded by the coding sequence ATGAGCGACAGTCAGATTCCGCTAGTGGACCTCAAGGCGGCCCACGCCGAGGTGGCCGACGAGGTCCGGGCCGGCTTCGAACGGGTGATGGCGAACACCGCCTTCATCGGCGGCGAGGAGGTGCGCGAGTTCGAGCGCGAGTACGCGCGCTTCGCCGGTGTCGAGCACTGCGTGGGCGTGGCCAACGGCACCGACGCGCTGGAACTGGCACTGCGGGCGTCCGGCGTCGGGGCGGGCGACGAGGTGGTGCTGCCCGCCAACACCTTCATCGCCACGGCCGGGGCGGTGAACCGGCTCGGGGCGGTGCCGGTACTGGTCGACTGCTTCCCCGACAGCCTGCTGATCGACCCGGACGCCGCCCTGGCCGCGGTCAGCCAGGCCACCCGCGCGGTCGTCCCGGTCCACCTCTACGGCCAGTGCGCCGACGTGGCCGAGCTGGTCGGCGCGCTCCCGGTGCGGGTCAGGGTGGTCGAGGACGCGGCCCAGAGCCAGGGGGCGAGCCGCGACGGCCGGACCGCCGGCAGTGGCGGCATCGCCGCCACCAGCTTCTACCCGGGCAAGAACCTCGGCGCCTACGGCGACGCCGGCGCGGTGCTCACCGACGACGAGGAACTGGCCGGACTGGTCCGGGCGTTGGCGAACCACGGCGGGGTCGCCAAGTACCGCCACGACCTGCCCGGGTTCAACAGCCGCCTGGACGGACTCCAGGCCGTGGTGCTGCGCGCCAAACTGGCCCGGCTGGACGCGGGCAACGCCGCCCGCCGGGCCGCCGCCGCCCGCTACGACGCGCTGCTGGCAGACCTGGCCGCCGCCGGACGGGTGGTGCTGCCGGTGACGGCGGAGGGCAACGTGCACGTCTGGCACCTCTACGTGGTGCGGGTGACCGGGGCCGACCGCGACGCGGTGGTCGGCAAGCTCAACGCCGAGGGTGTCGGCGCGGGTGTGCACTACCCCGCCCCGGTCCACCTCACCCCGGCGTTCGCCCATCTCGGGCACCGGCGCGGCGACTTCCCGCACGCCGAGGACGCGGCGGACCGGATGCTCTCGCTCCCGCTGTTCCCGCAGATCACCCCGCGGCAGCAGCAGCGGGTCGTGGACCTGCTCACCGGGGCCATCAACTGA
- a CDS encoding NeuD/PglB/VioB family sugar acetyltransferase: MSGLVIVGAGGFARETAQAVRAAHASGGGPPLLGHLDDDPALHGTEVDGAPVLGGCDLVHRLLRELPGSQAVVCVGSPRDYAGRARLVRRLGLPSHRYATVVHPGAAVAASCVIGPGSVLLAHTVLTAAVRVGAHVAVMPQAVLTHDDVVADFATIASGVRLGGGVRVGRGAYVGAGVLVREYAAIGDWSLLGMGSVVLGDVPPGEVWVGSPARRLRAAVAPALAELRPDIDELMNAPEEYRI; the protein is encoded by the coding sequence ATGAGCGGTCTGGTGATCGTCGGCGCGGGCGGCTTCGCGCGGGAGACCGCGCAGGCCGTCCGCGCCGCGCACGCCTCCGGCGGCGGGCCGCCGCTGCTCGGCCACCTCGACGACGACCCGGCGCTGCACGGCACCGAGGTGGACGGCGCGCCGGTGCTCGGCGGCTGCGACCTGGTGCACCGGCTGCTCCGGGAGCTGCCCGGGTCCCAGGCGGTGGTCTGCGTCGGCAGTCCGCGCGACTACGCCGGGCGGGCCCGGCTGGTCCGTCGGCTCGGCCTGCCGTCGCACCGCTACGCCACCGTGGTCCACCCCGGCGCGGCCGTGGCCGCGAGTTGCGTCATCGGCCCGGGATCGGTGCTGCTGGCGCACACCGTGCTCACCGCCGCGGTGCGGGTGGGCGCGCATGTCGCGGTGATGCCGCAGGCCGTGCTCACCCACGACGACGTGGTGGCGGACTTCGCGACCATCGCCTCCGGGGTCCGGCTGGGCGGCGGGGTGCGGGTGGGGCGCGGTGCCTATGTCGGCGCCGGAGTGCTGGTCCGCGAGTACGCGGCGATCGGGGACTGGTCGTTGCTCGGTATGGGCAGCGTGGTGCTCGGCGACGTGCCGCCGGGCGAGGTCTGGGTGGGCAGCCCGGCCCGTCGGCTGCGGGCGGCGGTTGCCCCAGCACTCGCCGAACTCCGGCCCGATATTGACGAGTTGATGAACGCGCCCGAGGAGTACAGGATATGA